DNA sequence from the Antennarius striatus isolate MH-2024 chromosome 3, ASM4005453v1, whole genome shotgun sequence genome:
ATAATCCAGGAAGAGCAAAACCCCCAAAGTACAGacccaaatgtgttttttccttgcAAAATAGCAAATAATCTTGATGTTTAGGAAAATGAGCTGCACATTAATGCAAATTAGGGTGTTTAGTCATGAAGTGTAAAGTCTTTTGTGAAAGGATATTCTACAGTACTCTCTGTGCAACAATGAACTATACGGTCTGCTATAAATGCACATCACGTATTGGCCGGTATGTAAATGAATagatatgaaaatatatataaatatgtggtTTTAGGTGCGATTGCTGCAGCAGTGTTCATCGCCTTCATACTCGCTCTCTACACCGTCCTCTGGAAGTGCATGGTGTCCCCGCCTCAACGGTAAACCACAGAAACAAGCACGGATTTCTTTGCCCGAGCAAACTATCAATTGTTTACTGTTCACTGTCATGTGTCTGAACTCTGAATCActgttattttttcagttttttcattgtgaacacaatttgtctttcttttccagGAAAAAAAGCAAGATGAGGGTCAGAGGGCAGCAGAGGAGCTCGGTGTAAAGACCGGATCCCGTTTAGCTCTTCATGTATAATCATAACGTACGGACTGAGATCTAAATGCAGATTTTGCACCAAGTCTGAGAAAACATGCCACAAATGATCCTCGTAATGGATCTGAAGatgaaatcacacacaaaaaaaaaaaaccagctgAGGGGGAAACACGTCTGTTGGACTCGGCGTGGTTGTTTGTCCTTGGCTCCCATTGGCTCAAACATCCGTGGTGATGTGAAACCGATCATGCTGCTTTTTACCTGTGAACTCTGAACTACTGAGGGGTGAGGCCGCTCAGGTCACTGATGAGTTGTGTGTTACCTATATTGTTGTATGCCTGAGAGAGATtgcaatttatttatgtatgtgtatttTACACGTTTTATTTTTGCGTGCCTTGTCCCTGCACCAGTGGACCTGTTTTAAAACATATCTTCTATTCTTTTACAGTAtcttttataatattttcaaaGTTACTTGCATATTTACCTGCCAGATAATGTCCTGAAGATGTTTTGGTGAAAACTTTAGTCCACATTTTTTAGTCACTCTTCTCAGGACTTTTGTAACTACTGTATGACTTGTGTTAATTTACAAGTAGAGGACTGCACCTATGAATAAAAGGTATGCTCTGACGGAATCACTAGCAGTATGAGTGTTAAAaggtttgtttcatttgttcacGTAATGGAAATCAGGTCAAGCTAAAGAGCAGTTTCATCCAAGAaatatccaatccaatctttatttgttgagcacttcaccacaaccgcagtcgaccaaagtgctgtacagacgagtaaataaaaagaacaaacagtatagataaaagacaaagtgGCTCAAATATTGCAAGTaaagtaaattaattaaaaacaagatatggataaaagcaaaagccgtataatcagagcaataaaaataagataaaataagataaaataaaatctagtgtctatctagatgttaaaagccaaggagaagaggcaGGTTttcacacgagatttaaaaacagagaagaggcctgtctgatctgCTGAGGCAGATCATTCCACAATTTAGGcaccacaacagcaaaggcacggtcccctctgagcttccgtTTGGTTTGAggcacattcaggagcagctgatcagctgacctgagagatcGAGCAGGTACATGGgtgtgtagaagctcagagaggtaaggtggggcaagagcattcagggatttaaaagtaaaagaattttaaaatggattctaaaatgtatgggcagccagtggagtgaggctaaaatgggggtaatgtgctcatgcttacgggtgctggtcaacagacgtgcagcagcgttttggaccatctggagacgggagatggaagaagcactgaCCCCCACATAAAGGGAATTACAATAGTCCATCCACCTAACTGGTTAAATATACATGATACAATGGAAAACCACATTATTAACAATAGTCGATCATTAATCTCTGTCTGCTTCAGCACACTATTAAAAGTGGAGGTGTGACGCGTGTGTTTCAGAACCAGTTTTGCAGCTTTTTGTGATGGAAAGTAATGAGGAAATATTCAAAAATCTGCTGATTTCACGACAACAGACATGATGTACATGTTGAAACCGGTAAATGAGATGCTCATCATTCCAGCTGTTGATCACAATGGATTGGTGACAGCTACCAGAGCTGAGACCTGAGCAGGTGCTTTACATCTGGTGCAGTCATGTTTTACGTTTTTGCTCTGGTGATTGTATTTACTCGTTTGATCAGGCATACATGATGTATTTCGGTTTATTTAATGGCAAGTGCTCAGTCAAATATGGGACAATTTTGCcatttcattaacttttttaaatgattgtaatcctcttttgaaatgaaaaaacgtTGCAAACAATTTTCAACAATACATTCCTTCTGACTTGTCAAATACATTATAGATTATAAGGTAGTTTGTCAACGTCATTCTAGAAATATGTTGTTCCAAATCAGAATTCTACctggaaaaaaatcaacctcacaaacacacacacacacacacacagctacacagcAGAGTTACTTTTTTGACAGTTGAATGCTGTCGTCTACAAACCGGTTCTGTATGTTTCCAAAAAACTAATCGACACTCACTCCCTCAGATGTTTTTGCGAGGAGCTCAGCAATGATCAGATTTCATGTAGCATTTGAAACATAAATTCATCACGTTTGACATCAAATTatcagttacatttatatttgctTGCCTACTTATTATTTACTGGCAAAGGAACGACTGAACTGAATTCAGGTTTTACAAAGAAGTGtctatgtcttctttttttagtgtttgttaCCAGTTGCATCCTGTACAGAACATCCGCCGCTGCTTCTCCATTCACAAGTTCCTTTTGTGCTGCATTGTGTGTACTTTCACTTGAAGTAGCACCAGACTTTGTTCCTGCAGAGGATACAGAGCAGAAATACTTTGAAGACCACCTGCTGTCTGTCTATTCTCCCAACGAAATCACTAAAGTATTCTAAAAACTTAACTCACTGTTTCACCAAAACTCAAAGATTCATTTGAATTAAAGCAGTAAACTTTCAGAGCTCTAATTCAAAGTCTCCAAAAGTCTGAAGAAAATGCATGAACACTTTTTGTTTAAGGCATCACAAGATGGGAGTTCATTCAGTATGAGCACCGGCGCCCCCAGTAGTCTGGTCTGGAACTCAACCATCTTGTTGACTCAACTGTTCCTTGccagcttaaaaaaaaagtccaaataaaaaaagaaaaggaatggTGGAAGGATgtttgtggttgtttggttaAAGGATATCATGAAAGCCTGCTTCCAAGTTCCTGACTTTGGTCTTGGCCTCACATGTGACATATGTTTTGTTCTTAACATGGTCAGACTGTGTGGCTTTGACTCAGACCCCACTTAAAATAAGCTGGACTGTATCCTGAGTAAACCATGTTACCCTGGTGAAACTCACTGTTTCCCCACCAGCCTACCTCCTGGGCAGTGTACCCTCAGAGCAGCAGTTGATAGCTTGCAGATGCCCCAGTTTGATTGTACAGATTATATCTTTGTGCATCATAGACAGAAAGTAAAGAATAACAATGCTGAAATGTCCGATTTCAATTCCCcattgggattttttttaaaatggattaaaataatctctctGGTGTTGACTGGGTCAGTAGAAAACTGACAGAAGAAGTTCAGTCGAGCCGAGTTCTCCTGTTTGGTCCAGGTCGCAGTGGTTTCTGTCGTCCGAAGAGGGAACACTAACAGCATCACACATAACACTATTACAGAAGAATTcctgaaaacaatgatgaattTATTTGTTGAGTTCTTGGTGTCTAGGATTCAACCACAGCACTCAAACAGCAGCAATACACACTCAGTACCCCCTGGAGGGAGAATGTCTGGGTCTTGTCCTTCATCTGGACTGGACTGGAAGATCATTGGTTCAGTGTCACGAGAAGCTGCCGAGCAGAGTGTGTAAACAAATGGCCTGTTGGAAATCTGACATGACCCTGGTCACTGAACTCTCCTCAACACCTTCCCCAATAATAACCCACTTTGTTAGTGaagacttttattattttattttattattttattttattatataaaaaagGTTCCCCACCAATGTTTATTATGTTCACATGATGAGGACAAATTATTTTGTAATGGAGATGTGCAATAATTAAATCAGATGCTGCAACTGCTGTGAGACAGTCAAAAAGATTCTGTGtgacaaaaagaaagagagatctCGTTTGTGTTcaaaacaatttcttttttcttttttttcccattcaaaGTCTTTGTCCATGTGTTTTCATCTGATTCCACAGAAAACAGATTATTTCTCTGGATTAACTAAAAGAGTGATGAGGAACTGATATCATTTAAAAAGTTATCATAATAACATTACTGGAAGTGGGATAATGTTGCTGTGGAGTCATTAGGATGCATTGAAACAACCTGAAATCCAGACAACACATCCTCCAGAACCCAGTGTAAAAATAACAGCAGCGTTAGGGCCATCCGGTGTAATACACCTCACCCACTGAGCCAGACTTCACCAGCCAGCTAACCAAGGTTTGAGCTCACTGATGGGCTGAAGTGATGCTCACCTCCCAAACTGTCACGCAAGCGTGACTTGTTGCACCGAAAGCAATGGGATGcgtttgaattttaaaaaaatggaaaattcaaATTAGAAACTATTGTTACTTATGTTACACCAAACATAAGCAAAATGTTACAGGatttacaaaacatttgatTCCATTAAGTCCACACTTACTGTAACAGTAATGTGTAATATTGtgcaagctgtgtgtgtgtgtgcgtgtgtgtgtatgtgtgtgtgtgtgtgtaaatacatCAACATTGGAAATCTGCAAAAAACATGCCAATGTTTGCCACAATAATTTTATATGCACCAAAATATTAAGACACACCAGCGTTCTGATTACAGACATTACAAGagaaaacatcaaacaaaatattattaACGTCAACTATGCATGACTCAATTTACAGTAAACAAACGATCAAAAAGGAGGTCAACAGAAAATatacaaccttttttttttttcacaaaaaaatcacttacAGTATCAGATAGCAAAATTTTTGGCACTTCAGGATTAGAGGTTCCTCTTTCATGATAATGTGCGTAGGTAGTTTTTCCATAAAACTACACAAATATTTGATATTCATACAATAATGACAGTatatttgggggtttttttatacttaaaattctgtataaatattattaaagttAGTTTGGGAAAACACAATTAGAATCACTAGTATTTCCATTTTCTATAAGTGCTCATGGGAACAGAACTACTTCTGTTTGGATTTTCCGAGTGTTGGTCCCTGTGCCTCGGTCACAAAGACACCTCTGCCATCACACAAGTGCAACGGATACTAAACAGAATTATACTAGAAGTGACAACGTAGGAAGTACGAATATAAAAGCGATTTAGAAAGAATTTCCTCGCTAAAAGGCACCATGGTTTCATCATGCAGTAACAGAATGATTAACAGCCACCACACACTGATAAAGGCACGTTCAGCTGAATACGGTAACTGTGTACACGCCCCTTGAAGCAAATATTCCcttatttgaatatttgttaCTTTCAAATCCTCTTATAATACTATTAATCTCCATCACATTAAGATGTGTgcaaagcacaaacaaacatgcgGAAGCAACAGCTCTATTATGGTGGGTCCAGTTAGACGTCAGTCAGCTCCCACGGCTTGTTTCGCTCTGATGACTCTCAAAGATAAACGATGTTCTCTTCGCCAGCCTCCTCCCCGTTTTGCCCTTCAAGGGAGAGGTAAGCATCTGGGGGGAGGAGTGGAGTAAGAGTGGGAGATGAGGAGTAGTCCTCATCATAATGTCTGTGACCTgtaacctctgacctccagggaTCAAAGGACGGCTTGTCCAATGGCAGGCTGAAGTTTGctggaaagagaagaggaacagaaaTCAAGCAAATATGTCCAtctgttcttttaaaaatgcaggtgttttaaaaaatgattgcTGTCAAGAATGATGTGTGTGGTGAGAAATCTGACAGAGCTTACTGCTGCTGGCCCTGTGTGGTTCTGAGGTCACCCTGCTACTGTAGGGGCGGATGGAGTCGCTGTGCGGTCGGGGGCAGCTGTGGTTGGTGCTGTACTTCGGGTAAGCGATACCATCTGGAGGCTGTTTGTTGTGTGCCTGGCTCAGCAAGGTGTTGAGACTGTTGTAGAGGCTGGCGCTGAGGCCCAGGGTAGTGGTGGAACCGGAGCTGTGCACGAGGTCGTGGTTTTTCCGTGGTGCGGAGAGC
Encoded proteins:
- the sb:cb288 gene encoding uncharacterized protein sb:cb288 — encoded protein: MVDPDLVVQQFLHADQQRNASSGSTLPSHTEDSLTWSSGIIPGAIAAAVFIAFILALYTVLWKCMVSPPQRKKSKMRVRGQQRSSV